The genomic DNA GAGGGCGAGACCGGAGAAGCGGCATAGTCACCCCCTTTGACATAGATGGCCGGGCGAAGCAGGGCCACCAGATCGCAGGCCGTTGGCTCGCCGAAGATAGTCACATAGTCGACGCAGGCCAGAGCCGCCAGAATCTCGGCCCGCTCCTCCTGGGGTACGAGAGGCCGCCCTGGACCTTTGAGGGTCCGCACACTCTCATCGCTATTGAGACCAACGATCAGAAAATCGCCCAGGGCACGGGCCTCCTGAAGATAGCGCACATGGCCCAGGTGGAGCAGGTCGAAACAGCCATTGGTGAAGACCGCCCGTTCACCGCTTTCTTGACGTTGACGCACCAGGGCAGCCAGTTGCGCGCGCTCCACCATCTTGGCGCGCGTCGCCAGAGGCGAGCCGGGGTAGCCCGCTGACGGGGCCGGTTCGGCAGGGCGAGCGCTGCCGCCCTGCGTTGTCAGCTTAGGTTCTCCTCCATTACTCATGCAGAGCATCCATCAGTTCTTCTGGCGTATTGCTGGCGCAGCCGAGGCGACGCACGACCAGAGCGGCGGCCACGTTCGAGAGAAAAGCCGCCTCAGCCATCGTAGCGCCGGCGGTCAGGGCCAGCGCGAAGGTCGCGGCCACTGTGTCGCCGGCACCGTTGGTATCGACCACCTCGCTGCTATGGCGGTTCAGGCGATAGACCGGCAGGTGCAGTGGTTCCCTGCCGACCTCGAACAGACTCATCCCCTCGCTTCCGCGAGTGATCAGCACGCCGCGGGCCTGACTGCCCTCTAGCAGGCGCCGCCCGGCCTCGTTTAGCTCCTCCTCGTCGTGGATCGTCATCCCCAGCGTCGCCTCGGCTTCCGGCTGATTGGGGGTCAAAGCGGTGACGCCCTGGAAGCGGAAGAGCGAGCCATGTGAGTCCACCACGATGATCTTGCCCAGCTCACGTGCCAGGGGCAGGCAGGCGGCAATGATATCGGGACTGATCACGCCGTTCTCGTAATCGGCGACCATGACCGCGTCCATCGAGGGGAGCATGTGCTGAATATAGGCGATGATCTGGCTCTTGCAGGGTTCAGTGACCTCCGATGTATCGACGCGATCCAGGCGCACGATGTGCTGACGCACTACCTGCGGGCTACCGGCCAAAATGCGTGTCTTCGTAGAAGTTGGGCGGCGCTGGTCGGTCAGGAGGCCCTCCTGGTGGATGCCCCAATCGCGAATGGCCTGGCGCAGGCGGGCACCGGGGGCGTCATCGCCGACCACACCGGCCAGGAAGACCTCCGCGCCCAGGGCACGTGCGTTTACAGCCACATTGGTAGCGCCGCCTGGGATAGTGCGCTCTTCGCTCAATTCAAGGATCAGGACGGGAGCCTCGCGAGCGATGCGCGTTGGGCGCCCGATCAAATACTCATCGGCGACCATATCGCCGATGACCAGCACGCGCTTGCCGGCGAAGGCTGAAATAAGAGCGCGCAGGCGTGCAAGCCTGCTGGTGCCAAGCTCTTCCTGCATCATGCCTCTGAATGCCTTCCTCGTCCCTTGAAGATTACCACCAGTGCAAAGCGGGGCAGTGCCAGCATCCGGCGCCAGCGCCACGGCTCGTGATAGAGGCGGTAGAGCCATTCCAGGCCCAGACGCTGCCAGGCACGAGGCGCCCGCTTCTTGCGGCCCGAAAGGAAGTCGAAGGCGCCGCCAACGCCTATGGCCACGGCTACCGGCAGGCGTGACAGGTTGCGCCAGATCCACAGCTCCTGAGCTGGCGCACCGTAGGCCACGCAGAGCAGGTCGGCCTGAGCGGCGGCCAGACGCTGCAGGATCGCCTCCTCCTCGGAAGGTGCGGGCGAACCTGCATAGGTACCGGCGATCTGCAGGCCGGGGAAGCGCGCACAGAGGCGAGCGGCGGCGGCCTCGGCCACACCGGGAGCGGCACCCAGTAAATAGAGACGATAGCCGTGGGCGGCGCAGCGCTCCGCCAGGGCTGGAATCAGGTCGGTACCTGTGATGCGCTCGGGCGCGGGCTGGCCCAAATAGCGTGTTGCCCAGACCACGCCGATGCCGTCGGGCACGTTCAAAGCCGCCTCGTTGATGGCCTGGCGAAAGGCCGGGTTGCGGCGGGCCTCCATCACGAACTCAGGATTGACCGTCACGACCTGACGACAGGGCAGGCGGTTGCCACTGGCGCGCCGGCGGCGCATCTGCTCCTCAATAAAGGTGAGGGCTTCCTCCTGCGTAACGCAATCGATACGCACGCCGAGCACAGAGACAAAACGAGGGCTTCCCCGGCTCTGGCTGGGCGTGCTTTCCACTTGCTCTACTGACATAGTGCCTGTTGTAAGTACTCAGCCTGGTCAGGCGAGCCTGGCAGGGGTGGGCATCACCATCACCAGCTCATAATCTCGGTCCTGGCGTCGGTCACGATCACATCGGGGCGTGTCTCTTCGATGAAGCGCCAGACATGATCAAGGACCTCTTCGGCATGCTGGCTGCTGGTGCTCACGTAAGATAGCCCCAGGTAGGCGATCTGCCAGCGGTCATGCCCATCCACCTCGGCAATCGCTACCTCGAACTGGTTGCGCACGCGCGCCATAATCGATTTCAGAACCTGCCGTTTGGCTTTCAACGAGTGGCACGACGGCAGATGCAATGTGATTTGACAGACTCCCACGACCATGAGG from Thermogemmatispora onikobensis includes the following:
- a CDS encoding WecB/TagA/CpsF family glycosyltransferase; the protein is MSVEQVESTPSQSRGSPRFVSVLGVRIDCVTQEEALTFIEEQMRRRRASGNRLPCRQVVTVNPEFVMEARRNPAFRQAINEAALNVPDGIGVVWATRYLGQPAPERITGTDLIPALAERCAAHGYRLYLLGAAPGVAEAAAARLCARFPGLQIAGTYAGSPAPSEEEAILQRLAAAQADLLCVAYGAPAQELWIWRNLSRLPVAVAIGVGGAFDFLSGRKKRAPRAWQRLGLEWLYRLYHEPWRWRRMLALPRFALVVIFKGRGRHSEA
- a CDS encoding DUF503 domain-containing protein codes for the protein MVVGVCQITLHLPSCHSLKAKRQVLKSIMARVRNQFEVAIAEVDGHDRWQIAYLGLSYVSTSSQHAEEVLDHVWRFIEETRPDVIVTDARTEIMSW
- a CDS encoding bifunctional heptose 7-phosphate kinase/heptose 1-phosphate adenyltransferase, with the protein product MMQEELGTSRLARLRALISAFAGKRVLVIGDMVADEYLIGRPTRIAREAPVLILELSEERTIPGGATNVAVNARALGAEVFLAGVVGDDAPGARLRQAIRDWGIHQEGLLTDQRRPTSTKTRILAGSPQVVRQHIVRLDRVDTSEVTEPCKSQIIAYIQHMLPSMDAVMVADYENGVISPDIIAACLPLARELGKIIVVDSHGSLFRFQGVTALTPNQPEAEATLGMTIHDEEELNEAGRRLLEGSQARGVLITRGSEGMSLFEVGREPLHLPVYRLNRHSSEVVDTNGAGDTVAATFALALTAGATMAEAAFLSNVAAALVVRRLGCASNTPEELMDALHE
- a CDS encoding adenylyltransferase/cytidyltransferase family protein, yielding MSNGGEPKLTTQGGSARPAEPAPSAGYPGSPLATRAKMVERAQLAALVRQRQESGERAVFTNGCFDLLHLGHVRYLQEARALGDFLIVGLNSDESVRTLKGPGRPLVPQEERAEILAALACVDYVTIFGEPTACDLVALLRPAIYVKGGDYAASPVSPSASDSTPDLARLPEARVVQNYGGSVHLIPYLAHHST